In Caretta caretta isolate rCarCar2 chromosome 20, rCarCar1.hap1, whole genome shotgun sequence, a single window of DNA contains:
- the LETMD1 gene encoding LOW QUALITY PROTEIN: LETM1 domain-containing protein 1 (The sequence of the model RefSeq protein was modified relative to this genomic sequence to represent the inferred CDS: deleted 2 bases in 1 codon), with translation MGRTRLLGSSSQSALGPVHPRSSPPPPPLQPRDNLCPLALSDDLSAVAKMALSRLGCCRGGLHGGLLGVGPVTVPASCLRRVLRAPEPAPAWRALRHPACCLSTKTNPKALLAAVISQFKYANGKYESFLERTFPRFYLLYSTFLKGFRTLFSEAKEIRRIKLNMSLQKIDFHQLPYREMERLRQFRRDLIKAIPIGLLSLPPFANYFVFLLMYLFPRQLLIRHFWTPKQQSEFLNIYHGMRREVYPELIDGLEQVTRFVADQQLRSQMQELCTQVQSGSHPEVAKLLAVRSLFTGHPLGLQRLRVWQVKALSRILFLTPHLPIFFLRYRLRSHMLELQHLDRAMLKLGVSELTEEEVKMACYVRGLNSTHLSPSECQKWLKQWVKLSCELKDSEVSLLAHSMVLMSTNYLGAKE, from the exons ATGGGGAGAACCCGCCTGCTCGGAAGTTCCAGCCAATCAGCCCTCGGGCCTGTCCAt ccccgctcctcccccccccccccgccactccagCCGCGCGATAACCTTTGCCCTTTGGCCCTTAGTGATGACCTTAGCGCCGTTGCCAAGATGGCGCTGTCCAGGCTGGGCTGTTGCCGGGGCGGTCTGCACGGCGGGCTCCTGGGCGTAGGGCCCGTAACCGTCCCCGCCAGCTGCCTGCGCCGGGTCCTGCGCGCTCCCGAGCCGGCCCCCGCCTGGAGGGCGCTGAG GCACCCAGCATGCTGCCTCTCTACAAAGACAAACCCCAAAgccctccttgctgctgtcatATCACAATTCAAATATGCCAATGGGAAATATGAGAGCTTTTTGGAAAGGACATTCCCCCGCTTCTATCTATTGTATTCGACTTTTCTGAAAG GATTTCGGACATTGTTTTCGGAAGCAAAAGAAATAAGAAGAATAAAGTTAAACATGTCCCTTCAAAAGATCGATTTTCATCAGCTTCCATACAGGGAGATGGAAAGATTAAGACAG TTTCGCAGGGACCTGATCAAGGCCATTCCTATTGGGCTTCTCTCCCTTCCACCTTTTGCCAACTACTTCGTCTTTTTGCTGAT GTACTTGTTCCCAAGGCAACTGTTGATACGCCACTTCTGGACCCCAAAGCAGCAGTCTGAGTTTCTGAACATTTATCATGGTATGCGGAGAGAGGTGTACCCAGAACTCATTGATGGCTTAGAGCAGGTGACTCGTTTTGTAGCGGATCAGCAGCTCCGAAGTCAGATGCAAGAGCTCTGCACCCAG GTGCAGAGCGGTTCCCATCCAGAGGTGGCAAAACTTTTGGCCGTGAGAAGCTTGTTTACGGGACATCCCCTGGGCCTGCAAAGGCTGCGCGTTTGGCAAGTG AAAGCCTTGAGCCGTATCCTGTTCCTGACTCCTCACTTGCCAATCTTCTTCCTGAGATACCGGCTGCGGAGCCATATGTTGGAGTTACAGCATCTGGACCGAGCCATGCTGAAGCTGGGAGTGAGCGAACTAACTGAAGAGGAAGTGAAAATG GCTTGTTATGTCCGGGGCCTGAACTCCACCCACCTCAGCCCATCGGAATGCCAAAAATGGCTGAAGCAGTGGGTGAAGCTCTCCTGTGAACTGAAAG ATTCGGAGGTCTCGCTCTTGGCACACAGCATGGTCTTAATGTCCACCAACTACCTCGGGGCCAAGGAGTGA